In the genome of Epinephelus fuscoguttatus linkage group LG4, E.fuscoguttatus.final_Chr_v1, the window CTTGGTCAGCCTCCCCAGAGAATGTGATCTTCTGTCCATGTCTCATGCCTTTGTCTACATGCACCTCCAGAAGCTTGGTCTCCTTACACACCTTATGACCTTCACACTTTCTGCAGCGGTCCTTCTCATTTATCACCTCACCTGTGCAAGCACACATACAGAGATTGGACAATTTTCAGAGAGCTGTTGTGCTACTTATTGTACATTATTCATGTCTTTTTAAAAGTATAGACGGTGTGTGGGTGTTAATGGACATATTACCCTCTCCATTGCAGTCTGTGCAAACTGATTGCATCTGTTGGACCATCCCAGGGGCCAGCTGTCTGATCATAATTCTCATACCTCGTCCTCTGCATGCCACACATTTCTGCACTGCTCCTGCCTTACCCCCCTGACTAAAAGGCAAACAGCAAAACATCAGCATTGTTACAGGGAATTTGTATCCAACAAAATTACTGCAGTTACATAGTATCTTCCATCAACGCTTTGAAgctatggattttttttaagtgattaaaataaaacacacaaagcaaacTCACCCATTACAGGCACCACACAGCACATTCTTACTGAGCTGCAGTTTGGTGGTTTTGCCATTGTAGAGGTCTTCCAGAGAAACCCTGCATGACAAAAGAGTTATGAGATGCTTGTGACAACTCATTGTATTCAAATTGCCCATCAAAGCAgctaaaatgtatttatgtaacACACTTACTTCAGAGGATGCACCAtatcatctcctctcctcctgcctccgTTGCGTCCTCTGCCCTGTCCCCCCATGAACCCAAATAGTCCtccaccaaaaatgtgagagaaGATATCGTCCATGCCGggccctccacctcctccctcccGTAGCCCCTGTTCTCCATAGCGATCATAAAGCTCCTTCTTTTCTGGATTTGTCAGTACCTCATATGCGAAGCTGATTTCTTTAAACTGGAGAATGATAAAAGGAATGATCAGACAGCTTGGCACATTGTGGGAGACACATAAAATGGTACATCGCAGCAAAAAGGGCCAACTAAGAACAAAGTaaaaggaaatttaaaaagtagtCTCTTGGGGTTTCATTCTTGTTGAATCTGAGGAGTTAggtcacacagcagcacagattAAACACTGATGCGCTTTTTGCTAGGAAAACACTGTTTCATATTTCAAACTCTGATCTGTACCTTGTCTAAATCCTCAAAGAGTTATGTTTTGTGATCATGATAAATTAAGTCGACATCATCTATTGGTCCCAACTACTAAACAATTGAGctgctgctaactatggtgttgctgctgtaacCATGACATGCTTTGGTGCATCATACCTTGTCTCCAGCATCAGGGTTCTTGTCTGGGTGGTACTCTTTGGCCAGTTTGCGGTAGGCCTGTAATAAACCAAACATCAACGTGAACAAAGGTGTGTTTGCAGCTTGAGCTCAGGTGCCATCAGTGTCAAATAGCTCTGTTAGCAAGTCACTAAGTGTATTAACTGTCCTTACAAGCTAAGTGCTTAGCTTGTGGCCTTGCTGTCAAAAACATGAGGGCACTTGGAAGAGCATCGCTGCTTTTGACATCTCAGACACTCTAAATACTCCAGAGGGAAGAACACGTCAACAAAACTACACCTGAAAATGTGTATATTTACAGTTTACCTGCTGTATCAGGCGGTAAATAATAGCATGATCATCTTCTAGCCAATTCACAATCTGCTAGCATGAATCTAAAAGTACTCCAGCTGGACATAAAAACGTTTTGCGAGTCAATCACACTGCCACCACCCAGTATGTTGATTTTCTTTAGTCGTAATGCTGGGATTACAAGCTACTATCCTAACGTTACATTGGTTCATTTGGTCGTAGAATATAAGATAAATATACAGGCGATCACAACAATTTAGTCAAATGTCTCACGTCATGTTTATGTTGAGGGGTAGGTTTGCCGATTACAAACAATCCCTACCTGCCTGATGTTTGAATGGAGTTTGGGGAACACAGAGACGTACATCGGCTAACTACCGTTGCGCTAAGTATACAGCAGAGTTAGCCACACGACGGGTGACAACGTTATCTTGTTAACACCACACAGGTTTATCTATAAACCTTCGCACAAGATATTTTTCAAGTCACCAGACGGTACACCAACACTGTGAACACAAAAGCGGGGTTACTTCGTGGTATTTCATTGTCTGTGTTAGCGGTTTAGCCGGTTCTTGCTTCGTTACTGTTCAACTTGGTGGGGACTATTTGCTGGAATGTATCATATAATGTCAATAGCCGGCAAGCTATCACACTCGTGGTCACCCGTGTATTCCTTGGTTTTTGGGCAGGCTAACCCCATCCTTCTGATCTTTAAAACGTTGGGAACGATGAAAAACACAAGAAGTGCCGATATTTCACACACACTAAAGAAAGGCTTTAATTATACTAAAAAAAAACTCGCTTTAAGTACGGAATAGTTATCTAGCTAGCTTAGCTTTCTGGCTAGGCTAACGAGCTAGCAAACCAACACTGAGAATCcttagctagcgttagctttcAGTAACCTAGCTCACGTTGATGGCTTCTTTCTAGGCCAAAATTCACAGGTGACCTCCCTTCTTTTAATTCTGTCCTTACTAAACACATTTCCCACACGTATAAAACAGTAAATTAGGTACCTTTTTTAGTTCATTTTCAGAGGCAGACGGTGAAACTCCGAGGATGTCGTATAGCTTAGTATCCACCACGTTCGCCATGATGCTAACCGGCTACACAGAAAGACCTTCTGCGGAGGTTCAGCTGAGCGAGGAACCGACGCAAGAATCACCGGCTGGGACTGTCCAGGGCTGCCAGATACTACgacagacacaaacacccaCTCGGAAACAGATGCATCAAACAGAAACCGTATTATCCCCGAAGACGGTTACAGGACTTATGTTTTTAAGGTTGAATGTGCCACTGTGTTCATATGTACGGTTATTGAACAAATCGTATGTTTTTAAATCGACACGTTTTATTACTGATATTTACGCTGCATGTTAAAACGCCCGGAAGCGTGAGGGAGCCTCCACGCGATTGAAATGGCTGTACATTTACTTGTAGACTTAATTAATGTAATGCATACATAAAAACACCTGTTACAggcgtgtgtttgtttttttttccagatttgtCCACATTAGTATTAGATAACGTGGgattgtgtgtgagagggagttAGGGACCGTCTGTAAAGATAGGCTACACCACACTGTTCAAGTGATTTTGGCTTTTTTAAATGTCCCCGTATCTTGGAGTTTTCACATGGAGAAGAACAGCATTTATTAAGCCCACTCCACAGGGGGGCACTGAAATAAggtctaaatgatgtcttggGACATCTTAAGCATTATAATAGATTTTCCAATAGAAAACTGTAGCCTAATTTTGCCTGTATCTGGAGTCAGACTCTTATGGGTGAATCACAGCCATGTAGCCCCTGTTTTCTGGTGACTATTCAACAGCTTTAAATTCTGTAATTTATATTAACCAGTTAATATTGTGAAATAGCAACCTAACCCTAAGGTAGGGGTCACTGTCTTCTATTTTAAAGACTCACAGTTGTCTAAACCAGTGTCTCTTGTTGGTTATGCTGCAGACTTTCCAGATAACACCAGTGCGTAAGGATTAGCAATTTTCTGTAGAGAATGAAGGTTTAAGGAAATACATTGACCTTGAGCAGTGGTATAAAATATCAAAGTACCTTTATGCAAGCACTGTTCTCTGGTACAATTTTGGTGTAGCCTACTTATACTTGAGTATTATGATTTTATTCCTCTACtccattacatttcaaaagggaaatattgcactttttaatCCACAACATATATTTAACAGCTATAATCAGtagtttattttcatgtgaagaatttacatacaaaacatgaCCAGTTTATTAAATACTGTGCATTATTTTAGATTAAACTACACCAAAGTATATAAAGCAGTTACAATTAGAAACACTTAAACCAATAACAATATTAAAGAGTTGGCTGACATGTTAATGCATCAATTGGCCTTATTATGTTTCAATATTATAATGATATAACTCTCAGGTTGGGCTTCTGTATAATTAGAACTTTCATTTTCTGATGCTTAaagtgctttgtttgtttgtttgtttgttttgctgcttttactTGCTGTTGAGCATTTCTACACTGCTTCTTTTACTTTAGAGGTCTGAATACCTCTTCCACCAGTGAAGACAGAGTACCTAGACTCTATTTTGTATTTTGCCTGGCAGGGATTATTAGCCTATCACTATAGCTAATATATGCTGTATTTTTCAATAACTGTTTGCCAGGTGATAAAGCCTCACCgtgcagcagcagatgcacatatggtaaaataataaatatgcaGACTTGTAACCTGACACAGTGGAAAGTCGTGTTCAGGGGCAGCAAAACAGCATGGGGGCGAGAGTCACTGCACAGGGGGTCCTCAGCACACCAGGTGATGAATAAGGTATAGCATTTTTAGTAGTTCTTTCTCTAGGGATTAATTAAAGCTTGAGTCGCATATTTGTATTATCTGCTTGCTTTTTATATCGCAAATAAGTGTGTTTATTATCAAGATTCAGATCGGCCCCTTGGGCTTTTCAAAAATCTGAGGTCAGAAAATGAGGGACAGTCCCTAAACACTTGTCGCACTGTCAGGTGTCCATGACCAGGGACCAAGCAATTTCTTgtagtaataaaatgtttttgatttaaacattttttttaaaaaaaaaatattgcatcTTCTTTAGCACAATTTAGAAATTAAATGTACTGTTTCATATAGCTGAATGTTTTGTTTGAGTGATGAATCTGAGTGTTTCACTGCAGCACTTGATGCTGTATCACCAGCTCCACACTGACAGCAGTTTTTCAGGGTGACCGCAAATAAATACGGAGTTGGTCTTACGATTACACAGTTGACGGACAGCTGAACTTTTGATTACGTTTTAGGTATCCGCCATTTTGATTTCCAAATCTGACAGATTTTTTGTTGCCTGCCTGCCGAAGTGTAATTCGGACCCTGTCAACAACACGGCCGCTCGGCAGGCCAACCGCCGTGTAACGGCAGTGTAAATGACATTGCAACCGGGGAGAGGGTAGTATCTTCAAGCTAGCTTCGCGGTCATGAGCAGCCAGCTATGGGCCTTCGGGTGACCTGACAGCCAAAGTCGCCGAGTTGCCGTTCAGCTTGTGGATGACGACTGATGAAATGATGGATAACAGGTAACGGTCGCGTGTCTCGTGGAGGAAAACATATGTAGGCTAACGTACACCCGTGCGCGAGCTGCCTTGCTGTCAAACGGTCGGAGGACGGTGACGCTAGGTTTGAATCAGGAGGACATCATCCCACCTAACATTAGCCACGCAGCCGTTATAAATGACTGACCGGTGTTAGCCTTttaaacaatataaacataatttaCCACCGGTACCGTCCTGAAATACTTTGGTAACGTTAGCAACACGTTTAGGACATTGCGAGCGGGCTGGTTTACGACCTGCATGCAAGGTAAGTGAAAGGCACCGTCGTTAAGCACCATAAACGCACCGATAGAGACTGGTAACAGCAGATAAGCTAACCTAGCTTGTGAAGTTTCGATAACTGTGTGGATAAGACAAGTCACAAAGAAATGACTGTTACTCCGTTATAACAAACAAGCGTTGATAGCTAACAGGAACCGTTACCAGCTGATGTGAGGCCTGTCTTAAAGCTGACCATGGTTGTGCTGTTGTGTGGAATTTAAAATCAATATCTAgctatgaggaaaaaaataattcttgAAGTTTATAGTCGTAGCTCAAAAACACCTGTTTGTTTAGCTACATCATGTTAATTGAATGGATGGGTACACAAGGGCAGCATTATGAGAGATTGTTGTTATGCAATCAGTGTAAATGGTGCTCGTGTTCAACCCTTATTTCACACTGTAAATATATTACACGTATTTCAGTGTATACAGTGAATGCTGACTGCCATATCTGAAATTATATACATTTTCAAAGGGGGCCTAACCCACAATTCAGACAAACACAAGCTGAATCAGCAGCATGTTTGTCATGGTAATCAGCTGTGTAATCCACTTAATGATAGTCTGAATTAAAGATCAAATTTATTGCGATAGATTTCTTCCTTTATCTATGGGTTGCTTTGGTTTATGGGGACATAAAGTGAAGATCCCTCCCTTAAAGTCATTGGCCAGTGGCAGCTCCTGCTTGCCTCAAACATTGCTGTCATCATCACCACACCTAATCTCAAGTTTGCACTTTATAGTAGTACAGACATCAGCTAATAAAAGATTCAGCAGTCCTCATCCAATTCACTGGCTGACACCGTTGTTTCCCTTAAACACAAGTATTCATATCACACACTAAAGTTAAGTGTCTTCCTGGAGGGGGATTTGTTTTGTTCAGCCTCAGACTCACTCCAGTCATTGTTTGCTGATGTAACTGTATGTGTGAGGCCATTCTCAAAGCAAGCCGGGTGATGTCAATACACAGATGTGCAGCACTAACTCAATAACAGATGCATTGCTTCCTGCTCTCTCCAGAGAGGAGTGCAAGCCTAGCCTCCGCACTTATGCTGACTTTAACTCTTCTTCTGGCTCTAATGAAGGCAGAGCAAGTCTTCCTGGAAATGATCCTGTAacatttgttgtttattgttttttttttttattaccagGATGAAGCCAACCTCTCCTGGGTTTGTGTGACTGTTGTTTAGTATGAATGaagttggtgtgtttgtgttttcattgagTGAATTTGCTGATGCTGATTGATGCCCGGGCCATGCAACGTCAATAAGGCAAATGGCGGTTTAGCAAGATCTGACTGAGGATACTACTCCTTGTCCAAAATGTAAgagcatacatacatacatgataTTGTACacagtttttgtcattaacTCATGCATGTATGCTGTACGGTCATCATACTGATCATTATGTCCTCTTTTGGTCAGCAGCTAAGTGTATGTGCCGGTGACGTCAGCCATGTTTTGGAAGTTTGACTTACACACATCTTCTCACCTGGAGGCTTTACTAGACAAGGAGGATGTCACGCTCACAGAGCTCATGGATGAGGAAGATGTGTTGCAGGAGTGCAAGGCCCAGAACAGGAGGTCTGTTTATTGTTAGCTTTAGTATATTAGCAACACATTATGATATTACATTCCCAGTAATTCCTGCTGGTGCTAACTGGTGCTCCTTTTCTCATCATTATGGATTTGCAGACTTCTCCTGTTCCTGTGCCAGGACCAGTGCATGCAGGACCTGGTCCGTATGATTTCCACAGAGCCCCCTGCTGGTGTAGAGGAGACAAAGCGCTTCAAGTAGGTGGTTGTGTATAATGTGTTGATGTAGTGTACTGTATCCaggaaaagatgtttttgtgCTGGTGCTGCACTCCATCATATCTCTTACCTGCCATTTTGTAGTAAAGGTCAGAGCTTAAGTGGGCTTAGATTTGTGAAAACCAGTGGTTCTTGATCCAACTATCTAAACAAACCATTgatgattcattttaagtgCCTGTTGGACAGTCAACCTGTGAAAATTAGGGCAATcctgttccttttttttaatctagttACTTTAGCAGTACAAAGGTAGAACATTAGAACaagatttttttctgcttgttgttacagacaggtgtgttCTCTTTGTTCATTACAGGTATGCAAATATAGCATGTGAGCTGTTGACATGTGATGTAGGAGTGATCAATGATAAGCTGGGTAATGAGGAGCCTCTGCTAGAAACTCTGTATGCCTTCCTGGAGCAGCCGTCCCCACTTAACCCCCTCCTGGCATCTTTCTTTAGCAAGACAATTGGGAACCTCATCACACGGAAGACTGAGcaggtaaaacacacacacactcacactcgcGCACACACCGACAGCTTAATCAAAGGGCATACTCAGCAATGTCTTTGTGTTGTCGTGATTTCATTCACAAAGTCTGAGGGGTGCCTCCAGCAAGATGATAGAAACTGCTCAGAGTGGGGATTAGTATTAACCAAGATAGCTGTGAAGTTTTATTTCTCTTGAAATGCCAACAGGCAGGTGTTCCAAAGCATAAAGCAATGCACGTAGTTCAGGTTTTACCCTGTTCAGGGTAGAGCTTAAAGATGTCTGACAAGATGGTTGGTTGAGAGCAACATATCTTGAAAACAGTCCTGAGGGCTATGACATTCTGGGTTTATATTTATGCTCTAGAGGGATGATTTGAAATGATTCCGGTGACCTTCATAACCATCACTTTTGTCCATGATACTTCACCCAAAAACCAATGGACTCAATAAGTTGGTGTTTTCATGTCATGGTGTGTCCTCTGCTCTCTTGTGTTCAGGTTATCAGTTTCCTGCGACGGAAGGAGGGTTTCCTTTCCTTGGTCCTGAAGCATATTGATACATCAGCCATGATGGATGTGCTGCTAAGACTTATCAGCTGTGTGGAGCCACCCCCTCTTCGGCTTGAGACACTTATTGTATGAAAGAATGGACCCACATTCAGGCTTTTACATATGACATACCAATATTTGCATttataatgttgtgtttttctcaaCAGTGGCTGAATGAAGAGAAGCTGGCCCAGAGGCTCATAGAGCTCATTCACCCTGAGAGAGACGAAGAGGTAAAAGGgcatttcagtatttttaacaaaacatacTATCACTAGCGTCCACAGACTCTTGAATAAACAGTTTGTAGGACTGAGTGttcatgtgtgcatttgtgtttttcctctaACAGAGGCAGTCTAATGCATCTCAGACTTTGTGCGACATCATTCGTCTGAGCAGAGACCAGGCCAATCAGCTTCAAGAGATTTCACAGCCTGACCCTTTGCTGACTGTGCTGGAGTCGtaagtcagacagacagatacacacacgcacgttTGCACTCTCTTGACAGGATGTGGAGGCGATGACATACTCCATTGTGTTTCCACAGGCAGGAGTGTGTGGAGCAGTTGCTGCAGAATATGTTCTCAGCAGAGTGTACTGAGAGCTGTATCGTCAATGGGATTCAAGTTCTTCTCACATTACTGGAAATCAGGAggcctgtgtgagtgtgagactTTTGTGTGAAGCAGTTTTAAACTGTGTATAATTAATTCTATTCTACTATGGAGGGATTGCTAATGTCATTTTTCACTTGACCCCTGTCGTAGTGAAGTTAGTCACAACTCTCTTGTGTGACCATTTATTAAATGTACTATCCATTGGTTTCCTGTTTTTGATATTTGgtatgtttttttatgacagGGTGGATGGTGTAATGGATGCTCAGGGATTTGAGAGAAGTTACACTGTTAACAGCAGCATTTTGTTGGCCATCCAACCACACCTGAAACACTTCCACCAGCTACTTCTGGAGCCGCCTAAGGTACAAATCTATAATCATCTTTAACTCCTTAGACTATgtaggattttcctaaaaaatgTATAGGCTCATACAggagtaatccctctcagtcatcacttatgacccaccaGAAGTGTTTGGCTgtatatttttctgcagagactctacattctgcctgtattttcttacttttattGTCctcccacagcactcaggtgagggtgaggctttataaaaaggtagcgactgGATGCCAGACCATAAGCTGTAGGTATCCAAGaaacacagtgccaaaaaaccccacaaatatAGCAAAGCGAAATGCCAGACAAGCCGGAAAAGTACACCTTTTAATATTAGCTGTTGTAGAATGAGATAACATGCTACAcatgataaatatatataataagtTATCAATAGAAAAATCAGAGCTCCCCTCAGCACAGCAGTCCAGTTCATCCAGGTGCTAGTCTCAGGCAATATGGAAAGCATCAAAAAATCAATCAAGGGCTTGTCCTACACCAAAACTCACAAGGGGAAGCTCTTTCACTTGCAGAGAGTGTGGAATATGCTATAAATATCAAGCATGCTCTCATTTTTGCTGCGCAGCAACCCCTTTCTtcagtagttgttttttt includes:
- the dnaja2b gene encoding dnaJ homolog subfamily A member 2b is translated as MANVVDTKLYDILGVSPSASENELKKAYRKLAKEYHPDKNPDAGDKFKEISFAYEVLTNPEKKELYDRYGEQGLREGGGGGPGMDDIFSHIFGGGLFGFMGGQGRGRNGGRRRGDDMVHPLKVSLEDLYNGKTTKLQLSKNVLCGACNGQGGKAGAVQKCVACRGRGMRIMIRQLAPGMVQQMQSVCTDCNGEGEVINEKDRCRKCEGHKVCKETKLLEVHVDKGMRHGQKITFSGEADQAPGVEPGDIVLVLQEKEHEEFRRDGSDLHMVQRIGLVEALCGFQMTVAHLDGRQLLVKYPPGKVIEPGCIRMVKGEGMPQYRNPFEKGDLYIKFDVQFPENNWISPEKLNELECLLPARSENPVIAADAEEVDLTEFDKTQGSGGGARREAYNDSSDEEGGHHGPGVQCAHQ